In Drosophila subpulchrella strain 33 F10 #4 breed RU33 chromosome 3R, RU_Dsub_v1.1 Primary Assembly, whole genome shotgun sequence, the following are encoded in one genomic region:
- the LOC119563263 gene encoding prolyl 4-hydroxylase subunit alpha-2, whose amino-acid sequence MKNLCWSILLIGVTTAMETKYYATSTRDMASLVQIEDELIGYMRQYAGELQLKINTMRVFQKEWMTRRALGHPDPTIYVANPLISFPLMRRMYSDAPKLLEFARQEIQGPLQKLINRDITDITTLELKMAATGLLQFQGVYGLNASEMAHGKLSDKQYNSRLSAADCLALGTHLEDQQKGKQACKWPRISLDQYEDQMDPVNRLLQTGRSQIYEKLGLTLLSMHDLPASQAAFRKSIEWASKDDNTNLANHLNDNLEHMFVHLDNCRGKNLLPRNSTLRCRYFTEGSPYLRLAPLKMEQLNYEPFVGLFYDVISPEEQDDLINLSTSRLEHRKVDSSSVEAEVPVNASDHVARIHQRIEDMSGLYLAESEPLTVSNFGIGGQDFIHLDCEQPKKFVEPFIAEYRTATVMFYLSDVQMGGHASFPDLGFGFKPSRGSALVWHNTDNSGNCDIRSLQATCPVLLGTQWVARKWISGSGQWRRKPCRK is encoded by the exons ATGAAGAACCTTTGCTGGTCAATTCTACTAATCGGAGTAACAACTGCCATGGAAACTAAGTACTATGCCACATCGACGCGGGATATGGCATCCCTGGTACAAATTGAGGACGAACTTATAGGATATATGCGCCAGTATGCGGGGGAATTGCAGCTTAAAATAAACACCATGAGGGT TTTCCAGAAAGAATGGATGACCAGGAGAGCGCTAGGTCATCCTGATCCTACGATTTATGTGGCCAATCCCCTGATAAGTTTTCCACTCATGCGAAGAATGTACTCCGATGCTCCTAAGTTGCTTGAATTTGCTCGACAGGAGATTCAAG GTCCTCTTCAAAAGTTGATTAACCGAGATATAACTGATATTACGACCCTGGAGCTCAAAATGGCTGCAACCGGATTGTTGCAATTTCAAGGCGTTTATGGCCTGAATGCAAGCGAAATGGCCCATGGCAAACTGTCTGACAAGCAGTACAA CTCCAGGTTAAGTGCCGCGGATTGCCTTGCACTGGGCACTCATCTAGAGGATCAGCAAAAAGGCAAACAGGCCTGCAAGTGGCCGAGAATTTCACTGGATCAGTATGAAGATCAAATGGATCCTGTAAATAGATTACTTCAAACAGGTCGTTCTCAAATCTATGAGAAACTAGGCCTAACTTTGCTTTCCATGC ATGACTTGCCAGCCAGTCAAGCTGCCTTTAGGAAGTCAATAGAGTGGGCCTCCAAGGATGATAATACCAATCTGGCCAATCATTTGAACGACAATTTGGAGCACATGTTTGTGCATCTGGATAACTGTCGGGGAAAAAACCTCCTACCAAGAAATTCTACCCTCCGTTGTCGCTATTTTACAGAAGGTTCACCATATCTCCGCCTAGCTCCTTTGAAGATGGAGCAGCTTAACTATGAGCCTTTTGTTGGTCTCTTTTATGATGTTATATCGCCCGAAGAGCAGGACGATTTAATAAACCTTTCAACATCAAGACTAGAACATAGGAAGGTAGATAGCTCTAGCGTAGAGGCTGAGGTTCCGGTGAATGCCTCTGATCATGTAGCGCGAATTCACCAAAGGATTGAGGATATGTCAGGACTCTATTTGGCAGAGAGCGAACCACTAACAGTTTCCAATTTTGGCATTGGAGGTCAGGATTTTATCCACCTGGACTGCGAGCAGCCGAAG AAATTCGTTGAACCGTTTATAGCAGAATATCGCACGGCAACTGTGATGTTTTAT CTAAGTGATGTTCAGATGGGTGGCCACGCCTCTTTTCCGGATCTGGGTTTTGGCTTTAAGCCCAGTCGTGGATCGGCTTTGGTTTGGCACAATACTGACAACTCTGGGAATTGTGACATTCGAAGTTTGCAGGCCACTTGTCCGGTGCTCCTTGGAACACAGTGGG TGGCCAGAAAATGGATCAGTGGGTCAGGCCAGTGGCGCAGGAAACCCTGTCGGAAGTAA